The following coding sequences lie in one Pseudarthrobacter phenanthrenivorans Sphe3 genomic window:
- a CDS encoding YlxR family protein yields the protein MTVPASSGNQPERTCIGCRKKGLRSELLRLVAEGSGSSAVLVDERRRMAGRGAWLHPSESCLALAIKRRAFGRALGGATGTDAVERRIKSGPNVAGVPATATPTVQPESGSEI from the coding sequence ATGACCGTGCCAGCATCAAGCGGGAATCAACCGGAGCGTACCTGCATCGGATGCCGAAAGAAGGGCCTGCGGTCTGAGTTACTCCGGCTCGTCGCCGAAGGCAGCGGATCAAGCGCTGTCCTTGTGGATGAACGACGCCGGATGGCTGGCCGGGGTGCATGGCTGCATCCCAGCGAATCGTGCCTGGCTCTGGCGATCAAGCGGCGAGCATTCGGGCGCGCCCTCGGCGGCGCAACCGGAACTGACGCCGTCGAACGCCGGATCAAGTCAGGCCCGAACGTTGCAGGCGTTCCGGCAACTGCAACACCAACCGTCCAACCTGAAAGCGGGTCAGAAATCTGA
- the rbfA gene encoding 30S ribosome-binding factor RbfA, with amino-acid sequence MADPARAAKLAQRIKVVVAEALGRKVKDPRLEGITVTDARVTNDLQHATVYYTVFGDQAVQADAAKGLEKAKGVLRQEVGRNITVRLTPSLEFVADQIPQVASNLEELLREAKKRDAEVAALAAQAKHAGDADPYKSDASADVDIDEDDFDEEDFDLSDDEELDEDGNK; translated from the coding sequence ATGGCTGATCCGGCACGTGCTGCCAAGTTGGCGCAGCGGATTAAGGTTGTTGTTGCTGAGGCCCTGGGCCGGAAGGTTAAGGATCCGCGGTTGGAGGGCATCACCGTTACTGATGCCCGAGTGACCAATGACCTGCAACATGCCACCGTCTACTACACCGTCTTTGGCGACCAGGCTGTCCAGGCCGACGCCGCCAAGGGACTTGAGAAGGCCAAGGGGGTGCTTCGGCAGGAGGTTGGCCGGAACATCACCGTCCGGTTGACTCCCAGCCTCGAATTTGTGGCCGACCAGATTCCCCAGGTTGCCTCCAATCTTGAGGAGCTGCTGAGGGAAGCCAAGAAGCGCGACGCTGAGGTGGCCGCCCTGGCGGCCCAGGCAAAGCATGCCGGCGACGCCGATCCCTACAAGAGCGACGCGTCGGCCGACGTGGACATCGACGAGGACGACTTCGACGAAGAGGACTTTGACCTCAGCGACGACGAGGAACTCGACGAAGACGGCAACAAGTAA
- a CDS encoding DUF4439 domain-containing protein: MKDDNRENRPILRYFRYAVISFTLFLVLSLGFTLIPAEPPAPADPPFSEQARRAALADSLDLLAAARQTAEAAGADTAASPAADATVTLLTLQARALVSPSESSLPDAATAPASSLSSPSAASEGTAPAPEPTTAATPADLAAALSTSGLQRLRDAETADGGMARLLAGAGTAQLLAAGKLAAASGVALETLPHAAAAAPGGSTAVGSPASTPGPTPSDCPSPHPVPTGLPATGSPAPAAAPATDGDAPASARPALPALQASALGAALSAAGAAEHQGVYAYQAALPRLAPDQTLIAQGFLEQHQELASEAAAHARAACLEPATQQPGYVLDPGFLAAPAAGLAALELAALPVYGDLVAHADSDVRKWAIAALQSTARRAVQWGGDPGPVPGIALDPEQLPGLSAAPTASPAPKVAPGGF, translated from the coding sequence GTGAAAGACGACAATCGGGAAAACCGCCCCATCCTGCGCTATTTCCGGTACGCCGTTATCTCCTTCACACTCTTCCTGGTCCTCAGCCTCGGCTTCACCCTGATCCCTGCCGAGCCTCCTGCCCCCGCGGATCCGCCCTTTTCAGAGCAGGCACGGCGGGCTGCCCTGGCGGACTCGCTGGACCTGCTTGCAGCGGCCCGGCAGACCGCCGAGGCAGCCGGGGCGGACACGGCCGCAAGCCCCGCCGCGGACGCGACTGTGACTTTGCTGACCCTGCAGGCACGTGCCCTCGTTTCGCCGTCGGAATCCTCCCTGCCGGACGCTGCGACGGCGCCGGCCTCTTCCCTGTCCTCCCCGTCCGCGGCCTCTGAAGGAACCGCGCCCGCACCTGAACCAACCACGGCGGCCACCCCCGCGGACCTCGCTGCCGCCCTCTCGACCAGCGGCCTGCAGCGGCTCAGGGACGCGGAAACAGCCGACGGCGGCATGGCACGGCTTCTGGCGGGGGCGGGCACTGCGCAGCTGCTCGCCGCCGGGAAACTCGCAGCGGCCAGCGGCGTTGCCCTGGAGACACTCCCCCATGCTGCCGCGGCGGCACCCGGCGGCAGCACCGCCGTCGGCTCCCCTGCCTCCACGCCCGGCCCCACCCCCTCCGACTGCCCCTCGCCCCACCCTGTGCCGACAGGACTTCCGGCAACGGGAAGCCCCGCTCCGGCTGCGGCTCCGGCTACTGACGGGGACGCCCCAGCGTCCGCCAGGCCGGCGCTACCAGCACTGCAGGCATCAGCCCTCGGGGCGGCGCTGTCCGCGGCAGGGGCGGCGGAGCATCAGGGCGTCTACGCCTACCAGGCAGCCCTTCCACGGCTTGCCCCCGACCAGACCCTGATCGCGCAAGGCTTCCTTGAACAGCACCAGGAGCTTGCCTCCGAAGCGGCGGCGCATGCCCGTGCGGCATGCCTTGAACCGGCCACCCAACAGCCGGGATACGTCCTTGATCCCGGTTTCCTTGCGGCGCCGGCCGCCGGGCTGGCGGCCCTGGAGCTTGCGGCCTTGCCGGTGTACGGGGATCTTGTGGCGCACGCTGATAGCGACGTCCGGAAGTGGGCCATCGCTGCCCTCCAGTCCACTGCCCGCCGCGCAGTGCAGTGGGGAGGCGACCCGGGCCCGGTTCCCGGCATCGCCCTGGACCCGGAGCAGCTGCCTGGCCTTTCCGCCGCTCCCACCGCCTCCCCTGCCCCTAAGGTGGCCCCCGGAGGCTTCTGA
- the infB gene encoding translation initiation factor IF-2 gives MAKVRVHELAKELGITSKDAVTKLQELGEFVRSASSTIEAPVVRKLRNAFPDAAAKASAPAAAPKAPAPSAEARPSTPAPGPAAPKAPAAKSEAPAPAAPAAPAAQAAAPAQAAPAAPAQPAASAPVAPAASRPAAPAAPSTGAKPGARPAPKAETPAAPTRSGGSQGGSAPRPGGPRPGNNPFATSQGMPRGRGGDGERAPRPGNNPFATSQGMPRPGGSRTDGDRPGGPRPAAGAGGPRPGGPRPAAGAGGPRPAAGAGGPRPGAPRPGGAGGNRPTPGMMPNRTERPAPAGAGRPGGGGRGPGRPGGAPGTGGPGGGGGAPAGGGFGKGGRGRGGTQGAFGKGGAGRGKQRKSKRAKRQELEQMSAPSLGGVSVPRGDGNTVIRLRRGSSITDFADKIEANPAALVTVLFHLGEMATATQSLDEETFALLGEELGYKLQVVSPEDEERELLSTFDIDFDAELEAEGDEDLEARPPVVTVMGHVDHGKTRLLDAIRKSDVMAGEHGGITQHIGAYQVTHNHEGNDRKITFIDTPGHEAFTAMRARGAKVTDIAILVVAADDGVMPQTVEALNHAQAANVPIVVAVNKIDKEGANPDKVRGQLTEYGLVPEEYGGDTMFVEVSARQNLNIDELLEAVLLTADAALDMRANPNKDARGIAIEANLDKGRGSVATVLVQSGTLRVGDTIVAGTAHGRVRAMFDDDGSALTEAGPSRPVQVLGLSNVPRAGDTFFVTADERTARQIAEKREAADRNAALAKRRKRISLEDFDQAVAEGKIDTLNLILKGDVSGAVEALEDALLKIDVGEGVQLRVIHRGVGAITQNDVNLATVDSAVIIGFNVKPAERVAELADREGVDMRFYSVIYSAIDDIEMALKGMLKPEYEEVQLGTAEVREVFRSSKFGNIAGSIVRSGVIRRNSKARISRDGKIIGDNLTVETLKRFKDDATEVRTDFECGIGLGSYNDINEGDIIETFEMREKPRV, from the coding sequence GTGGCCAAGGTCCGCGTACACGAGCTTGCGAAAGAGCTCGGTATTACTTCCAAAGATGCAGTGACAAAACTGCAGGAACTGGGCGAATTCGTTCGCTCCGCCTCTTCAACCATTGAGGCCCCGGTAGTGCGCAAGCTGCGCAATGCCTTCCCCGACGCTGCCGCCAAGGCATCAGCTCCGGCCGCCGCGCCCAAGGCGCCCGCCCCGTCGGCAGAAGCACGTCCTTCAACCCCGGCTCCCGGCCCGGCTGCACCCAAGGCGCCCGCGGCCAAGTCCGAGGCACCGGCACCCGCCGCTCCGGCAGCACCGGCTGCCCAGGCAGCTGCGCCGGCACAGGCTGCTCCGGCGGCACCAGCCCAGCCCGCGGCATCGGCACCGGTGGCACCTGCCGCCAGCCGTCCCGCAGCACCCGCCGCTCCGTCCACGGGCGCAAAGCCCGGCGCACGGCCGGCCCCCAAAGCTGAAACCCCTGCAGCACCCACCCGCTCCGGCGGATCACAGGGTGGCTCAGCTCCCCGCCCCGGCGGTCCCCGCCCGGGCAACAACCCCTTCGCCACGTCCCAGGGCATGCCCCGCGGCCGCGGCGGGGACGGCGAGCGTGCTCCCCGTCCCGGCAACAACCCGTTCGCCACGTCCCAGGGCATGCCCCGTCCGGGTGGAAGCCGCACCGACGGCGACCGTCCCGGTGGTCCGCGTCCCGCAGCCGGTGCGGGTGGTCCCCGTCCCGGTGGTCCGCGTCCCGCAGCCGGTGCAGGCGGCCCCCGTCCCGCAGCCGGTGCCGGTGGTCCCCGCCCGGGTGCACCGCGTCCCGGTGGCGCCGGCGGAAACCGTCCTACTCCAGGCATGATGCCCAACCGCACTGAGCGTCCCGCACCCGCAGGTGCAGGACGTCCCGGTGGCGGCGGCCGCGGTCCCGGACGCCCCGGTGGCGCTCCCGGCACCGGTGGTCCCGGTGGCGGCGGCGGTGCTCCCGCCGGCGGTGGCTTTGGCAAGGGCGGCCGCGGACGCGGCGGCACCCAGGGTGCCTTCGGCAAGGGCGGCGCAGGCCGCGGCAAGCAGCGCAAGTCGAAGCGCGCAAAGCGCCAGGAACTTGAGCAGATGAGCGCACCGTCGCTGGGTGGCGTGAGCGTACCCCGCGGCGACGGCAACACTGTGATCCGGCTGCGCCGTGGCTCGTCCATCACGGACTTCGCCGACAAGATCGAGGCGAACCCCGCCGCACTGGTGACGGTACTGTTCCACCTCGGTGAAATGGCAACCGCAACCCAGTCGCTGGACGAGGAAACCTTCGCACTGCTGGGCGAGGAGCTTGGCTACAAGCTCCAGGTTGTGTCGCCGGAGGACGAGGAGCGCGAGCTGCTCTCCACCTTCGACATCGACTTCGACGCCGAGCTTGAAGCCGAAGGCGACGAAGACCTTGAGGCACGTCCTCCGGTCGTCACCGTCATGGGCCACGTGGACCACGGTAAGACCCGACTGCTCGATGCCATCCGCAAGTCCGACGTCATGGCGGGCGAGCACGGCGGCATCACCCAGCACATCGGTGCCTACCAGGTCACGCACAACCATGAGGGCAATGACCGGAAGATCACCTTCATCGATACCCCGGGCCACGAGGCGTTCACCGCCATGCGTGCCCGTGGTGCGAAGGTCACCGACATCGCCATCCTGGTGGTCGCAGCGGACGACGGCGTGATGCCCCAGACCGTTGAGGCGCTCAACCACGCCCAGGCGGCAAACGTGCCCATCGTGGTGGCCGTGAACAAGATCGACAAGGAAGGCGCCAACCCGGACAAGGTCCGCGGCCAGCTGACCGAGTACGGCCTGGTTCCCGAGGAATACGGTGGCGACACCATGTTCGTGGAGGTCTCTGCCCGCCAGAACCTCAACATCGACGAGCTGCTCGAGGCAGTCCTGCTCACAGCAGACGCCGCCCTGGACATGCGCGCCAACCCGAACAAGGACGCCCGCGGCATCGCCATCGAAGCCAACCTGGACAAGGGCCGCGGTTCCGTGGCCACCGTCCTGGTGCAGTCCGGTACGCTGCGTGTCGGCGACACCATCGTTGCAGGCACGGCCCACGGCCGCGTCCGTGCGATGTTCGACGACGACGGCAGCGCACTGACCGAGGCAGGCCCGTCCCGCCCCGTCCAGGTGCTGGGTCTGTCCAACGTCCCGCGTGCAGGCGACACCTTCTTCGTGACCGCTGACGAGCGCACCGCCCGCCAGATCGCCGAGAAGCGTGAAGCAGCCGACCGCAACGCCGCCCTGGCCAAGCGCCGCAAGCGCATCAGCCTCGAAGACTTCGACCAGGCAGTGGCCGAAGGCAAGATCGACACCCTCAACCTCATCCTCAAGGGTGACGTGTCCGGTGCCGTGGAAGCCCTCGAGGACGCCCTGCTCAAGATCGACGTCGGCGAAGGCGTGCAGCTGCGCGTCATCCACCGCGGTGTGGGTGCCATCACGCAGAACGACGTCAACCTGGCAACAGTGGACAGCGCCGTCATCATCGGCTTCAACGTCAAGCCTGCCGAGCGGGTTGCCGAACTGGCAGACCGCGAGGGCGTGGACATGCGCTTCTACTCCGTCATCTACTCCGCGATCGATGACATCGAGATGGCGCTCAAGGGCATGCTCAAGCCGGAATACGAAGAGGTCCAGCTGGGTACCGCCGAGGTCCGCGAAGTCTTCCGCTCCTCCAAGTTCGGAAACATCGCCGGCTCGATCGTCCGCTCGGGCGTCATCCGCCGTAACTCCAAGGCACGCATCAGCCGCGACGGCAAGATCATCGGTGACAACCTCACCGTTGAGACGCTCAAGCGCTTCAAGGACGACGCCACCGAGGTCCGCACGGACTTCGAGTGTGGTATCGGCCTCGGCTCTTACAACGACATCAACGAAGGCGACATCATCGAGACCTTCGAGATGCGTGAGAAGCCGCGCGTCTAG
- a CDS encoding ribosome maturation factor RimP produces MVSNAEATASSGNPEAARLRALLEPAVQANRLYLEDVAIVAGSHRVVHVVVDLPQEETGGVGLDVIADISKVLSDVLDNDPGDDGRPYDLEVSSPGVGRPLTEPRHWHRAKGRLVKVNVLQGDNVTGRIQAVDDAGVTIVPEIAVKKGMKPRQGDPVKLPFDRIRNGKVEIEFSHLPEDGLEPGHNGPSEEA; encoded by the coding sequence ATGGTGAGCAATGCAGAAGCCACGGCTTCATCAGGCAACCCGGAAGCGGCCCGGCTCCGCGCGCTCCTCGAACCCGCGGTCCAGGCGAACCGCCTGTACCTGGAGGACGTGGCCATCGTGGCAGGGTCCCACCGTGTGGTCCACGTTGTAGTGGACCTGCCGCAGGAGGAAACCGGCGGCGTGGGCCTGGACGTCATCGCGGACATCTCCAAGGTCCTCTCGGACGTGCTGGACAATGATCCCGGCGACGACGGACGCCCCTACGACCTTGAAGTGTCCTCTCCCGGGGTCGGGCGTCCCCTGACGGAACCCCGTCACTGGCACCGGGCCAAGGGCCGCCTGGTCAAGGTCAACGTGCTCCAGGGCGACAACGTCACGGGCCGGATCCAGGCAGTGGATGACGCCGGCGTCACCATCGTCCCGGAGATCGCCGTCAAGAAGGGCATGAAGCCCAGGCAGGGCGACCCCGTAAAACTTCCTTTCGACAGGATCCGCAACGGAAAAGTCGAGATCGAATTCAGCCACCTCCCCGAGGATGGTCTGGAACCTGGACACAATGGACCTTCTGAGGAGGCCTAA
- the nusA gene encoding transcription termination factor NusA translates to MDIDMSALRLLEREREIPLDLLIPTIEQALLVAYHKSPGAFEKARAELDRKSGHVTIWAVEIDDDGAPIGEFEHTPEGFGRIAASTARQIILQRLRDVEDDNVLGEFKGREGELVSGTIQQGNNPHMIQVNLGSVEALLPPPEQVPGEKYIHGNRLRALVIDVHRGSKGPSVTLSRSHPGLVRKLFELEVPEIADRSVEIVALAREAGHRTKIAVKANVPGINAKGACIGEMGSRVRAVMTELNDEKIDIVDFSENPATFIASALSPSRVNSVTITDEATRSARVVVPDYQLSLAIGKEGQNARLAAKLTGWRIDIVSDAAAGRDN, encoded by the coding sequence ATGGATATTGACATGAGCGCACTGAGACTTCTGGAGCGTGAGCGTGAAATCCCGCTGGACCTCCTGATCCCCACCATCGAGCAGGCGCTCCTGGTGGCCTACCACAAGTCGCCCGGCGCCTTCGAGAAGGCCCGCGCGGAGCTGGACCGCAAGAGCGGCCACGTGACTATCTGGGCTGTCGAGATTGACGACGACGGCGCCCCCATCGGTGAGTTCGAGCACACCCCCGAGGGGTTCGGCCGGATCGCCGCCAGCACCGCCCGGCAGATCATCCTGCAGCGCCTGCGCGACGTCGAAGACGACAACGTCCTGGGCGAGTTCAAGGGCCGCGAAGGTGAACTGGTGTCCGGCACCATCCAGCAGGGCAACAACCCGCACATGATCCAGGTCAACCTGGGCTCCGTGGAAGCACTGCTGCCGCCGCCCGAGCAGGTTCCCGGCGAAAAGTACATCCATGGCAACCGGCTCCGCGCCCTCGTCATCGACGTCCACCGCGGTTCCAAGGGTCCGTCCGTCACGCTGTCCAGGTCCCACCCCGGCCTCGTCCGGAAGCTCTTTGAACTCGAGGTCCCGGAGATCGCCGACCGCTCGGTGGAGATCGTTGCGCTGGCCCGGGAGGCAGGGCACCGCACCAAGATCGCAGTGAAGGCAAACGTCCCCGGCATCAACGCCAAGGGTGCCTGCATCGGCGAAATGGGCTCGCGCGTCCGGGCCGTGATGACTGAGCTCAACGACGAAAAGATCGACATTGTCGACTTCAGCGAGAATCCGGCCACCTTCATTGCCAGTGCGCTGTCGCCGTCGCGCGTGAATTCGGTCACCATTACCGATGAAGCAACCCGCTCCGCCCGCGTGGTGGTTCCGGACTACCAGCTCTCCCTGGCCATCGGCAAAGAGGGCCAGAACGCCCGTCTGGCTGCCAAGCTCACCGGCTGGCGGATCGATATTGTGTCCGACGCCGCTGCCGGCCGCGACAACTAG